The DNA window tcatcttgaatatgtcctgttaactcatccattaccaacgcaaaaaggtaaggacttaaggatgagccttgatgtaatcctacagttatgggaaagctttcggtttgtccttcatgagttcttacggcagtctttgctccttcatacatatcctttatagcttggatatatgctactcgtactcctttcttctctaagatcctccaaagaatgtctcttgggaccctatcatacgctttttccaaatctataaagaccatgtgtaaatcctttttcccatctctatatctttccatcaatcttcgtaagagatagattgcctccatggttgagcgccctggcatgaacccgaattggttgtccgaaacccccgtctcttgcctcaatctatgctcaatgactctctcccagagcttcattgtatgactcattaacttaatacccctataattcatgcaattttgtacgtcgcccttattcttgtagataggcaccaaagtgctcgttcgccactcatttggcatcttcttcgttttcaaaatcctattgaaaaggtcagtgagccatgttatacctgtctctcccaaaactttccacacttcgattggtatatcgtctgggcctattgcttttctatgcttcatcttcttcaaagctacaaccacttcttccttccggattcgacgataaaaagagtagtttctacactcttctgagttactcaactcccctaaagaagcactcctttcatgtccttcattgaaaagattatgaaaataacctctccatctgtctttaaccgcgttctctgtagcacgaacctttccatcctcatccttgatgcacctcacttggtttaggtcccttgtcttcttttcccttgctctagctagtttatagatattcaactctccttctttggtatctagtcgtttatacatatcgtcgtaagccgctaacttagcttctctgaccgctttcttcgcctcttgcttcgcttttctatacctttcaccattttcatcggtcctctccttatataaggctttacaacattccttcttagccttcacctttgtttgtacctcctcattccaccaccaagattccttttggtgtggggcaaagcccttggactctcctaatacctcttttgctacttttcggatacaactagccatggaatcccacatttggctagcttccccctctctatcccacacacattgggtgattaccttctctttgaaaatagcttgtttttcttcttttagattccaccatctagtccttgggcacttccaagtcttgttcttttgtctccctcttttgatatgtacatccatcaccaacaagcgatgttgattagccacgctctctcctggtataactttgcaatccttacaagttatacgatcccctttcctcattagaagaaaatctatttgtgtttttgacgacccactcttgtaggtgatcacatgttcttctctcttcttaaaaaaggtgttggctaagaagagatcatatgccattgcaaaatccaagatagcttccccatcctcgtttctctccccaaaaccatggccaccatgaaaaccttcatagttgcctgtctccctgcccacgtgtccatttagatctcctcctataaataacttctccgtctgagcaattccttgcaccaagtctccaaggtcttcccaaaatttctccttcgaactcgtatccaaccctacttgaggtgcgtacgcactaatcacattgataagttcttgtcctattacaatcttgattgccatgattctatctcctaccctcttgacatctacaacatcttgtgtcaaggtcttgtccacgatgatgccaacaccgtttctcgttctatttgtgcccgaataccaaagtttaaaccctgagttttctagatcctttgccttactaccaacccacttagtttcttgtaggcacataatatttatccttctcctcaccataacttccactacttccatagattttcccgttaaggttcctatattccacgttcctaaacgcattttgctctcttgaactctacccttctgtcctagcttcttcaccctcccccgtctaataggatcaaagtacttcttttgtgtgtcccgtgtaaagttgataggagcatatgctcccaaacaactttgagtggagtcgttcgaaaagaagtttctacggcccccttgctcatttaacactgcatccgggtgccgatggagatacagcgacccttgctcacttatcactgtgctcgggccacacagtgcgccacttacgggtgacgccctagctttagcgcgattttgttctggattcattttcataaggattcgacgtgatcatggagtgccggctgtcgactacctgacgccctccccctcctcctttatccgggcttgggaccggcaatgtaaaattacataggcggagttaaagGATACCCATgagtttgaccaaaaaaaaaaaaaaaaaaaagatagcaAGCACTTACAAATTAAGAAATTGTGAAACATATGCAGATCATATTATATGAAGAAGCTAAGAATAGCCATGGTTAGCAGCGTACAAAAAGGCCCAGTATCACAAAATAAGGCAATTCTAACTTCCCAAAATTTGTTTAGGCATACATGCTTAATAATCAGGGATATCTTTTAAGTgcaagaaaaaacaaaacacaaaatacTAGCTCAATTACTCACAGAATCAACAAATTCATCTGCAATGTCCATGAGAATTTCTTCAACTTCTGGATCCAACTTCTCAGATGGATCAATCTGTCCAAAAGCAAAAACCTCAGTAACAggaaacaaaaatgaagattaattttaaatataaacaaaaaaagataTTTTAGTCAAGCAGTTGGGTTAGGCAATCCCCTCATACTAAATGTGGAGCATATGTTAGAAAAGGATACAGCAATTTAGAGAGATCGGAGCTGCCAATTAACATGCTAGAGGTAATGTTTCTCTCCCCAATATAAATGGGTGAAACTTGTTCCTTTAAGAACCATTAACAAATGATATGACCATCCACTCAAAAGCAGAAGGAATGCCTCTTAGATTTAGCTTTAACAATGAATACTGATGAAACCTCAGCACAAATGCTAGCATGAGCGAATATCAAAGTATGGTGAAAGAAGGTCAACATGACTCACCTGGTTGACTAGCTCACGGATGCTTCTTTTGCCAAGAATTCTATTACAAGATTCATCTGTTTCTGGACTAGGTGTTTTATTTTGGGCCCCTGATTGGACCGTGTTAGGCTGTGCAGCTACAAGAGTGGAAGACTTGGGATTTACAGGGCCCTGAACCCTTGTGATTTGTTGCTGACGAGGCATGGTTTGTGGGACCCTTGATGGCTGAACTTGTTGGCCAAAATGCTCGGGACCCTGATGTGATGAGGAAGGTTGTTGGTGTTGCGCGGATGATGTATGCTGTTGCTGTGAAGCTGAAGGCATGGGATGGTGCTGTTGCGGTGAAGCAGAAGGCAGGGGATGGTGCTGCTGCTGTGAAGCTGAAGGCATGGAATGGTGCTGCTGCTGGGGAGCTGTAGGATGGGGCTGTTGCTGCGGAAGATGCGACCTTTGCTGCATGGATGGCGAGTTCATCTGCTGCCTATATGAAGGGGATGGCATAGGCGGCTTCCCTTGTGACCCAGATGACAACCATGGCTGAGTATGAGGCTGCAAACCTGGAGATGTATTTGGTAATGAACCAGATCCCACTGATGAAACTCGTAAAAGGCTGTGCCCTTGGAAATTCTGCATAAAGGAAATGGAATAAGCAAACATACTTGGagaacattaaaataaaaaaaggaaaaaaaaaccttaattaCCAGATATCTTTAACAAGGCACAATAACAAGAATCGTATACAGAAATGCACCAACAAAGTTTAAGGTCAAAAGCAAAGAATGCATGGTTCCattataacagtaaaaaaaaaaaaaaaaaaaaaaagcaggacACACAAATGGTATCCCCAAGCATATTCAACTAACGCAATACTAAATGAAAAATGACCggaaacaaaattcaaacaatacCATAACTTATTAATCTTCACTATCAAATTCTTTGCCCTATGTTTGGATAAGGGATTTTCAAAGTCCCACGGAACTTTAAAGTTTAGACTCTATTGTTAAAAAAAGCACTAGAAGAGCACTACCAAACGAATTACTCAAGAATTACAAAGCTGCTACTAAACGCTCAAGAATTCAAATGACACAGTTCAATGAGTTATTTGAACGTTCCCTCAGATATATTGCATTCAAGTCACTCTATCTAACTTTCATAAGCATTCCCAAGAGATTTGGCCTAAGTTCCGCTTTACTTTAAGTTCCTCGTGCACACTCACCGTGAACAAAGAACCTAACAACACAACTCCAGTCCTTTGTTTGCTTCGCTAATAGTATATTGAAGTTAAAAGGACCAAATTCCACAATAAATCCAATCAGAAAAACCTTAGCAGGCAACATAGATCGTCTTTATCAGTTTTGAAAGAGCACTGTCGCATTATATATCCACATTTCCACATGTCCACAAACTACATATTGCACATTAAAATCAAAATAGTAAAATGTAGAAACTGGATACTGACTTGGGAAGACGGGGACTGATTACTTGCAGTAGATGGCGGCCTCACAGAGGATTGAACTGGCCTCTGTGGATGATGTGCCGGAATCCCAGTTGGCCGCATTTGAGAACTAGAACCGAGTGAACCCATCATCCCCATTCCCTGCATTGACGGTCTCACCTATATAtcgcccaaaaaaaaaaaactactactAAATATTCCAGCAGCAAGTAAATCACACAAATATCTATCTAAGCAAAATCAAAACATGGTAAAATTACAAACTGTAAGTCCAAATTGGTCACCCAACATATACCGAAATATCGAATAATCCATAAAattgtcttctttttcttttgtgggaaGTAACAAAGATATCATAATGAATGGAGTTACAATGTCACCTGGGAAGGACTGGAATTGGATACAGATTCAGGCACAGAGACACCGCCGCGGCCCATCCCACCAAAATGATGCCCATAGGAAGACGAATACGGAGTGGGTTGGGGAGGAGAAGGGCCGGTGTGATGCGCGGGAACACCAATGGCAATGCCGCCCCTCGGCGGGGGAGGCTGGGAGGCTGAAggcggcggaggaggaggaggcccAGACGAAGCGGAAGAAGAAGGCGAAGGGAAGTGGTGGAAGTGGGACTGCTGCCAGGGGGGAGGACGAGCCAATGTAGAGGGAGTCCTGGGCTGCGAAGGGGGTGGAAGGGACTGGGGTGGTGGTTGTTGGGGTAATGGGGTGGAGgctttagggttagggttagggtttgggggAGGGGGGGTTGGGGTGGAGGTTGGAGTAGTTGGTAAGGAGGAGGGCGGCGGTGGCTGAGGCTGAGGTGGAGGCTGGGATTGGGCGGTTGGGGGTGATTCGGTGGGTGGTTGGGAGGTGGAGGGAGTTGGGGTGGTGGTGGAGTTCTGTTGGTCCATGTCAGTTTGTTGGGAGTGTTGGGAAGGAGGGAAATTTTAGGTCTTTATTCGGATTACGGTTTCTGGGCCTTTATAGGGTTCGGAGCTTTATCGTTTTGTGtaagattttttgttttttattttttatttttgttggaaaaggaaaaaaaaattctttttctttttaaagtgGGCTGAAACTTTGACGTTTGGGTCCAATGACTAGGGACATGtttgagaaagaaaatgataataattactattttttataaatataaaaataataataatttagatCATCAAAGTGAATGAATCAAATAGAACGTAGACAAGATTAAATAAGAGTGTAGggaaaaatgttttaattattatttttcgttTGAGAATGCTTATGCAGAAAGTATTTTTGCTCATAAGTACTTTTGTTCAAAGTATAATGGATTATATAAAAAACTGTTTTTTGGAGGAGCATTCGAGAATGAGTTTATGAAGGCATTGAATAGTGAGGGAGTTGGTTGACCAACTGACTAAGTGAATCGCTAAAAACAATTACGAGTGACCTAGTTGTGTAAGCATGCATGATACAAGGCCTTGAGTTTCTAGGGCTATATTTATACAGTGATCATAGGTGTTTTTGTATTCATTGTATTCAAACTTCTGTGTATTCTCTTTTCGTatggtgtttgtaccatacttagaccaatcccaaaactactgagcaccggtcaacgttataccatcaaggacccagaagagtttccctccaaccaggaggccaatcagcgcgacacgtgttgacataaaaaaccaatcatagcgcgacacatgtcaatatcagaagccaatcacaacacaacacgtgtcaatgtcagaatgaaactagaaactctcttctataaatagagatcattctctcacaatatttcctaa is part of the Malus domestica chromosome 12, GDT2T_hap1 genome and encodes:
- the LOC103419298 gene encoding transcription initiation factor TFIID subunit 12-like gives rise to the protein MDQQNSTTTPTPSTSQPPTESPPTAQSQPPPQPQPPPPSSLPTTPTSTPTPPPPNPNPNPKASTPLPQQPPPQSLPPPSQPRTPSTLARPPPWQQSHFHHFPSPSSSASSGPPPPPPPSASQPPPPRGGIAIGVPAHHTGPSPPQPTPYSSSYGHHFGGMGRGGVSVPESVSNSSPSQVRPSMQGMGMMGSLGSSSQMRPTGIPAHHPQRPVQSSVRPPSTASNQSPSSQNFQGHSLLRVSSVGSGSLPNTSPGLQPHTQPWLSSGSQGKPPMPSPSYRQQMNSPSMQQRSHLPQQQPHPTAPQQQHHSMPSASQQQHHPLPSASPQQHHPMPSASQQQHTSSAQHQQPSSSHQGPEHFGQQVQPSRVPQTMPRQQQITRVQGPVNPKSSTLVAAQPNTVQSGAQNKTPSPETDESCNRILGKRSIRELVNQIDPSEKLDPEVEEILMDIADEFVDSITTFSCSLAKHRKSTQLEAKDILLHIEKNWNITLPGFGGDEIKGFRKPLTNDMHKERLAVIKKSIVATETANARNPTGQATGNAKGGLVKTPANIISSQNSKMREVT